The nucleotide window CCGGACGACGGAACTTGACCTTATTCATGCCCGTGAAAAGAAAGACCTTGTCATCGACAGGCTCTTTCATGGTGTGCATGACAAAAACGCCGCCGGCCTGAGCCATGGCTTCGAGAATCAGCACGCCGGGCATGACGGGCAGCCCCGGAAAATGGCCCTGGAAGAACGGCTCGTTCATGGTCACATTCTTGTAGGCCTTGAGGCTCACGCCGTCCTCGACTTCAACCACTCTGTCCACCAGAAGGAAGGGATACCGGTGCGGGAGCATCTCCATGATGCGACCGATGTCCGCAAAAGCCGATGCTTTAGTCATCGCTGCTGTCTCCATTCTTTTCCAAATCGGCCAGTTGTTTTTCAAGCTTCTTCACACGCTTGAAAAGCTCAGGCAGCTTGGGGGCGCAAACGCCCATGGATTTGAGAAAAACGTTGTAAGGCATGGCCGGAGAGCCGCTCATCTTGGCGCCGTCGGGCACGGAGGAACCGACACCG belongs to Desulfovibrio oxyclinae DSM 11498 and includes:
- the fabZ gene encoding 3-hydroxyacyl-ACP dehydratase FabZ — encoded protein: MTKASAFADIGRIMEMLPHRYPFLLVDRVVEVEDGVSLKAYKNVTMNEPFFQGHFPGLPVMPGVLILEAMAQAGGVFVMHTMKEPVDDKVFLFTGMNKVKFRRPVVPGDRLDLHVEYTKHKLNIWRMRGTALVDGEVAAEGEFSAAVADKKDM